In Sulfuritortus calidifontis, the sequence GAACTGGCGCAAGTGGAAGGGATTAGCCGAGAATTGGCGGAACGGATTTATCGGGAACTGCATTAAATGCCATTCAATTTGCCCAATGCCCTGACCTGGTTGCGCATTGGTTTGATCCCGCTGTTCGTGGTGGTGTTCTACCTGCCCGAGGGCTGGCTGCCCAAGCATTCGGTCAATTTCACCGCGACCCTGATCTTCGCCCTCGCCGCCGTCACCGACTGGCTGGACGGCTACCTCGCCCGCAAGCTGAACCAGATGTCGGCCTTCGGCGCCTTCCTCGACCCGGTGGCCGACAAGCTCATGGTCGCTGCGGCGCTGATCGTGCTGGTCGACCTGGATCGGGCCGGAGTGACGGTGTCGCTGATCATCATCGGCCGCGAGATCGCCATCTCCGCCCTGCGCGAGTGGATGGCCAAGATCGGCCGGGCTAGGAGCGTGGCGGTGTCCTTCGTCGGCAAGCTGAAGACCACGGCGCAGATGGTGGCGATCGTGATGCTGCTCTATCACGACCCGGTGTTCGGCTTCGCCCAGGTGGCGCTGGTCGGCAGCTGGCTGCTCGACCTGGCCGCGCTGCTGACCCTGATCTCCATGGCCTACTACCTGCGCATGGCCTGGGATGCGTTAAAAGATCAGCCGGCGGCTTGACAAGATTTTTTCCATGCATAAAATGGCGCCTCTTTGACGCGGGAATAGCTCAGTTGGTAGAGCGCAACCTTGCCAAGGTTGAGGTCGCGAGTTCGAGCCTCGTTTCCCGCTCCAGGATTCCCGGGGAAAACACTGGGTTTTGGTCGGCGTAACACATTGCGTGTTGGCCTTCGCCGAAACTGAGGTTTTCCCCTTTTTACTTTTGAGCCGGTTTTCGGCGCGGTAGCAAAGCGGTTATGCAGAGGATTGCAAATCCT encodes:
- the pgsA gene encoding CDP-diacylglycerol--glycerol-3-phosphate 3-phosphatidyltransferase is translated as MPFNLPNALTWLRIGLIPLFVVVFYLPEGWLPKHSVNFTATLIFALAAVTDWLDGYLARKLNQMSAFGAFLDPVADKLMVAAALIVLVDLDRAGVTVSLIIIGREIAISALREWMAKIGRARSVAVSFVGKLKTTAQMVAIVMLLYHDPVFGFAQVALVGSWLLDLAALLTLISMAYYLRMAWDALKDQPAA